A single Streptomyces sannanensis DNA region contains:
- a CDS encoding iron-containing redox enzyme family protein, translating to MEDQSRSRRLQQKIGLLMPAVDAASRRMWTHPHSDRMYVEWLKTLHGTIRATVPLMLAATEQCVARQGDPVADMLGRYLSKHIREEYGHDQWVADDLVVAGGDPAELWSAVPGPAIASLVGSQYYWLRHVHPIALVGHIAVLEGNPPGPGLAADLASRTGLAGDAFRTIVRHSHLDVQHRDDVLRLVDRLPLGAALEDLLGLSALHTLRGLIEVMEAVADRVEADVPAAVAG from the coding sequence GTGGAGGATCAGTCGCGGTCCCGCAGGCTCCAACAGAAGATCGGCCTGCTGATGCCCGCCGTCGACGCCGCGTCCCGGCGTATGTGGACGCACCCGCACAGCGACCGGATGTATGTGGAGTGGCTCAAGACCCTGCACGGCACGATCCGTGCGACGGTGCCGCTCATGCTGGCCGCGACCGAGCAGTGCGTGGCCCGCCAGGGCGACCCGGTCGCGGACATGCTCGGCCGTTACCTGTCCAAGCACATCCGCGAGGAGTACGGGCACGACCAGTGGGTCGCCGACGACCTCGTGGTGGCCGGCGGGGACCCGGCCGAGCTGTGGTCGGCGGTTCCCGGCCCGGCGATCGCCTCGCTGGTGGGGTCGCAGTACTACTGGCTGCGGCACGTCCATCCGATCGCGCTGGTGGGCCACATCGCGGTGCTGGAGGGCAATCCTCCCGGCCCCGGGCTGGCGGCGGACCTGGCGTCGCGCACCGGGCTGGCGGGGGACGCCTTCCGTACCATCGTGCGTCACTCGCACCTGGACGTGCAGCACCGCGACGACGTGCTGCGGCTGGTGGACAGGCTGCCGCTCGGCGCGGCGCTGGAGGACCTGTTGGGCCTCAGCGCGCTGCACACCCTGCGGGGGCTGATCGAGGTGATGGAGGCCGTCGCCGACCGGGTGGAGGCGGACGTCCCCGCGGCCGTGGCCGGATGA
- a CDS encoding MFS transporter produces MRRPGGLGLLRGRDFRLLFGGSVVSGLGDWLDQVALLVLVTTVWHGGAGGLALIVSAGMLPLLAGPFLAVLTDRRPSRQTLLLTDGAQAALTLGLVFAPGTYWAAALILARSTLGSVSGIAGQIQLRATVQPRDIPSATVLLQTAMQSVKILGPALGGLLVVFLSPRAIFAMNAFTFVFAVVCAWALRNTSRPSAENGTHYFTELKEGFSHVFGSRVLRSLLFVMCCLMFVVFLYDSMAALIVPALGMGPSYIGYMVSAVGVGGVVGSLLMGKLVTRMKPFVTMAWSILIIGCIIASIGISIVREMRIDAAFWLCVIFLLGVASAGILVTFPNVVHAETPVELTGRVWALMSSVPALLNVLAPPLAAFFVTWFGIGRQLLAAGAALLLTALAVGLRLGDVPRVAGHDETGTQGATPAPAATQGATATPAGTQDAPAGPAAESGHEHARTTPPLPAPDRGEHPPAVVRDTGRPTGTAPLTPGAPRRGPVAPRGRRAEFSKEDTMSEKIDKLAAAGFVVTEANAAQQEVLNSLSDDEIGVLLSVKSRVEAAGSDVEGHVVSDPSGGYLW; encoded by the coding sequence ATGAGACGGCCGGGGGGGCTGGGACTGTTACGCGGCAGGGACTTCCGGCTGCTGTTCGGCGGATCGGTCGTGTCGGGCCTGGGTGACTGGCTGGACCAGGTCGCGTTGCTGGTGCTGGTCACCACGGTCTGGCACGGGGGTGCGGGCGGTCTCGCGCTGATAGTCAGCGCCGGCATGCTGCCGTTGCTCGCCGGCCCGTTCCTGGCGGTTCTGACGGACCGCAGGCCGTCCCGGCAGACGCTGCTGCTGACGGACGGCGCCCAGGCCGCTCTGACCCTGGGGCTGGTGTTCGCGCCCGGTACGTACTGGGCTGCCGCACTGATCCTGGCGCGTTCCACGCTGGGCTCGGTCAGCGGCATCGCCGGCCAGATCCAGCTGCGGGCGACGGTCCAGCCGCGCGACATCCCTTCGGCCACGGTGCTGCTGCAGACGGCGATGCAGTCGGTCAAGATTCTCGGTCCGGCGCTCGGCGGGCTGCTCGTCGTTTTCCTGTCACCGCGCGCGATTTTCGCGATGAACGCCTTCACCTTTGTCTTCGCGGTGGTATGCGCATGGGCTCTGCGTAACACATCACGACCCTCCGCGGAAAACGGAACGCATTATTTCACGGAGCTCAAAGAGGGTTTCTCCCATGTTTTCGGATCGCGTGTCCTGAGATCCCTGCTGTTCGTCATGTGCTGCCTCATGTTCGTCGTGTTCCTCTACGACTCCATGGCCGCCCTGATCGTGCCGGCGCTGGGGATGGGGCCGTCGTACATCGGCTACATGGTGTCCGCCGTCGGCGTCGGTGGTGTGGTGGGATCCCTGCTCATGGGGAAACTGGTCACGCGGATGAAACCCTTCGTGACCATGGCGTGGTCGATTCTGATCATCGGCTGCATCATCGCTTCGATCGGAATATCGATAGTTCGCGAAATGCGTATTGACGCGGCCTTCTGGCTCTGTGTTATTTTCCTTCTGGGCGTCGCGAGCGCCGGCATTCTGGTCACCTTTCCGAATGTCGTGCACGCGGAGACCCCGGTGGAACTCACCGGCCGGGTATGGGCACTCATGAGTTCCGTGCCCGCCCTGCTCAACGTACTGGCGCCGCCCCTCGCGGCATTCTTCGTCACCTGGTTCGGTATCGGCCGGCAGCTGCTGGCGGCGGGCGCGGCGCTGCTGCTGACCGCCCTCGCGGTGGGCCTGCGGCTCGGCGACGTACCCCGTGTCGCCGGGCACGACGAGACCGGCACTCAGGGCGCCACACCCGCCCCGGCCGCCACGCAGGGCGCCACGGCCACCCCGGCCGGCACGCAGGACGCCCCGGCCGGCCCGGCCGCGGAGTCCGGACACGAGCACGCCCGCACCACGCCCCCTCTGCCCGCACCTGACCGCGGTGAGCACCCGCCCGCGGTCGTGCGGGACACCGGCCGGCCCACGGGCACGGCCCCTCTCACTCCCGGCGCTCCGCGCCGGGGCCCGGTAGCCCCGCGCGGCAGGCGCGCGGAATTCTCCAAGGAGGACACCATGAGCGAGAAGATCGACAAGCTGGCAGCGGCGGGTTTCGTCGTCACCGAGGCCAACGCGGCCCAGCAGGAAGTCCTGAATTCCCTCAGCGACGACGAGATCGGCGTTCTGCTGAGCGTCAAGTCCCGCGTCGAGGCTGCCGGTTCGGACGTCGAAGGCCACGTTGTCTCCGACCCCAGCGGCGGCTACCTCTGGTAA
- a CDS encoding AAA family ATPase: protein MSGPDRPAESTRACSDCGLRHPPAARFCMACGTELARPGPPPGGLRFVSVVFCDVVGSTNLATTLEPDRWAAVLDGYFTRVGALVEEHGGKVEKFIGDAVVAAFGMDAHGESAAAAAVAAAAAIVRGTRAYAAELGELLTGDFPVRAAVASGHVAVSARTSSFVIGSVLNRAARLQQYAPDDGVIVDLATRLQLPDDVPLYALEPVAAKGFEQAVPAWVLGTTVAAPRPGDSPLLGRDTLVGELADAVSTALTLPAPRLIVVDGASGVGKSRLVAEALDRCPDHATALLTCPSPGSGLGLLACYLLQEGLEQAAAAQKARVEITAHVTGLSSRAERAVVQDRGELTRALGRALALFRGPRPLVLIIERAEWIPDVLTDVLDELCAAGDPRTAVVVVGVTTPPVPDGHTAHRLTVPPLSAPDARQLAERLLTMRQQWAAVPAAESPAVDACTVESPAADPRTAGAAAQIAERAGGNPLYIEQMVALRRFGQEDDDWVPPSAHAALGARLDRLAPEPRELLTLLSAAGRDLTLEDLGTLMPSAQVATAAAALVEAGLLARAEARRGRLAPAYPVVAEVAVRRMTLAETAAVHTRLAQAVEPVALRRPAVAELLAGHWESVHTALRGVEPGSERATAAAAAAVRALDAAARFALSRGRPELVLGLTGRARRLTPPDSPDVWDADVLEAYALGSRGMPADALERVRRVLEADPGTVPPAAGIHARLNALYAGTYVNGAAPDASDDPRHLAAAAADDPEARAGAHLYAGLQALRSGDHPAAEHQLRAALRAADAAPQCLGRTEIYANLAMALVNGDTPVPAALADCERLHREVAGSRLLSSAVAVPLALVRHMAGDAAGADAAIDQAEEALRELGQSTAVATITGWRAVLAARSGDWAAAARWSALQGERCDALGMAQQAHLARLHAELALAIGGEPPAVGRESAAVGGEPLAADDPGQDLAEPAAGPARPWAEHAVVLQARAARSLSADDPLTAARYLDAVLDHLAPVRGSGALISPLLCAAFLANRTALPVARRALTALRHSVDHKQDRGIRLPRPTR from the coding sequence ATGAGCGGTCCCGACCGCCCGGCCGAGTCCACACGAGCGTGCTCGGACTGCGGCCTGCGCCATCCCCCAGCGGCCCGCTTCTGCATGGCCTGCGGCACGGAACTGGCCCGGCCCGGACCACCACCGGGCGGCCTGCGCTTCGTCTCCGTGGTGTTCTGCGACGTCGTGGGTTCCACGAACCTGGCGACCACGCTGGAACCCGACCGCTGGGCCGCGGTGCTGGACGGCTACTTCACCCGGGTCGGCGCCCTGGTGGAGGAACACGGCGGCAAGGTGGAGAAGTTCATCGGCGATGCCGTTGTCGCCGCCTTCGGCATGGACGCGCACGGCGAGTCCGCCGCCGCGGCCGCGGTGGCCGCCGCGGCCGCGATTGTCCGCGGCACCCGCGCGTACGCGGCGGAGCTGGGCGAACTCCTCACGGGGGACTTCCCCGTACGGGCCGCGGTCGCCTCCGGGCACGTCGCGGTCAGCGCCCGCACCTCCAGTTTCGTCATCGGGTCGGTACTCAACCGGGCCGCGCGACTGCAGCAGTACGCACCCGACGACGGTGTGATCGTCGATCTCGCCACCCGCCTCCAACTCCCCGACGACGTACCGCTGTACGCGCTGGAGCCCGTCGCGGCCAAGGGGTTCGAGCAGGCCGTGCCCGCCTGGGTGCTCGGCACCACCGTCGCAGCCCCCCGCCCGGGCGACAGTCCGCTGCTCGGCCGGGACACGCTCGTCGGCGAACTCGCCGACGCCGTCTCGACCGCCCTGACGTTGCCGGCGCCCCGGCTGATCGTCGTCGACGGTGCGTCCGGCGTCGGCAAGAGCCGGCTGGTCGCCGAGGCGCTCGACCGCTGCCCCGACCATGCCACGGCTCTGCTGACCTGCCCGTCCCCGGGATCCGGACTCGGCCTGCTGGCCTGCTACCTCCTCCAGGAAGGGCTGGAGCAGGCGGCCGCGGCGCAGAAGGCCCGGGTCGAGATCACCGCTCATGTCACCGGGCTGTCCAGCCGGGCCGAGCGCGCCGTGGTGCAGGACCGCGGTGAGCTCACCCGCGCTCTCGGCCGGGCGCTGGCACTGTTCCGGGGGCCCCGCCCGCTGGTGCTGATCATCGAACGCGCGGAGTGGATACCGGATGTCCTCACCGACGTACTGGACGAGCTGTGCGCGGCCGGTGACCCTCGGACCGCCGTCGTCGTGGTCGGTGTCACCACCCCGCCCGTGCCGGACGGGCACACCGCGCACCGGCTGACGGTACCGCCGCTGTCCGCGCCGGACGCCCGGCAGCTCGCCGAGCGGCTACTGACGATGCGTCAGCAATGGGCGGCGGTACCCGCCGCCGAATCGCCCGCCGTCGATGCGTGCACCGTCGAATCGCCCGCCGCCGATCCGCGCACCGCGGGCGCCGCCGCGCAGATCGCCGAGCGGGCCGGCGGCAATCCGCTCTACATCGAGCAGATGGTGGCCCTGCGCCGCTTCGGGCAGGAGGACGACGACTGGGTTCCGCCCAGCGCGCACGCCGCTCTCGGTGCCCGGCTGGACCGACTCGCCCCGGAACCACGCGAGTTGCTGACGTTGTTGTCCGCCGCCGGGCGCGACCTCACCCTGGAGGACCTGGGCACGCTGATGCCGTCCGCCCAGGTCGCCACCGCCGCGGCGGCTCTTGTCGAGGCGGGCCTGCTGGCCAGGGCGGAAGCGCGCCGGGGCCGGCTGGCGCCGGCCTATCCGGTGGTCGCCGAAGTCGCCGTGCGCCGTATGACGCTCGCCGAGACCGCCGCCGTCCACACCCGTCTCGCGCAGGCCGTGGAGCCCGTCGCGCTGAGACGTCCGGCCGTCGCCGAACTCCTCGCGGGGCACTGGGAATCCGTGCACACCGCGCTGCGCGGGGTGGAGCCGGGCTCCGAGCGGGCCACCGCGGCCGCCGCCGCCGCCGTCCGGGCGCTCGACGCGGCAGCCCGGTTCGCGCTCTCCAGGGGCCGCCCCGAACTCGTGCTCGGTCTCACCGGGCGGGCACGGCGTCTGACACCTCCGGACAGCCCCGACGTCTGGGACGCCGACGTCCTGGAGGCCTACGCGCTCGGCAGCCGGGGCATGCCGGCGGACGCGCTGGAACGCGTCCGACGCGTCCTGGAGGCCGATCCCGGCACGGTCCCCCCGGCGGCGGGCATCCACGCCAGGCTGAACGCCCTGTACGCCGGCACCTACGTCAACGGTGCCGCCCCCGACGCGTCGGACGACCCGCGTCACCTCGCGGCGGCCGCGGCCGACGACCCCGAAGCCAGGGCCGGAGCGCACCTGTACGCCGGTCTGCAGGCGCTGCGTTCGGGCGACCACCCCGCCGCCGAACACCAACTGCGCGCGGCGCTGCGGGCGGCCGACGCCGCACCTCAGTGTCTGGGCCGTACGGAGATCTACGCGAACCTCGCGATGGCCCTGGTCAACGGCGACACACCGGTCCCGGCGGCACTGGCGGACTGCGAGCGTCTGCACCGCGAAGTCGCCGGGTCGCGTCTGCTGTCCTCGGCCGTCGCGGTGCCGCTGGCCCTGGTACGGCACATGGCCGGCGACGCCGCCGGCGCGGACGCCGCCATCGACCAGGCTGAAGAAGCGCTGCGCGAGCTTGGGCAGAGCACCGCGGTCGCCACGATCACCGGCTGGCGCGCGGTCCTCGCCGCCCGGTCCGGCGACTGGGCGGCGGCGGCCCGGTGGTCCGCACTCCAGGGCGAGCGGTGCGACGCGTTGGGCATGGCCCAGCAGGCCCATCTCGCCCGCCTCCACGCGGAGTTGGCCCTGGCGATCGGCGGAGAACCCCCGGCGGTCGGCCGGGAATCCGCAGCGGTCGGCGGGGAACCCCTGGCCGCGGACGACCCCGGGCAGGACCTCGCCGAGCCGGCCGCGGGCCCGGCCCGGCCGTGGGCCGAACACGCCGTCGTCCTCCAGGCCCGCGCCGCCCGGTCCCTGTCGGCGGACGACCCGCTCACCGCGGCCCGGTACCTGGACGCCGTCCTCGACCACCTCGCACCGGTACGCGGCAGCGGCGCGTTGATCAGCCCGCTGCTGTGCGCCGCCTTCCTCGCCAACCGCACCGCCCTGCCCGTCGCCCGACGGGCCCTGACCGCCCTGCGGCACTCGGTCGACCACAAGCAGGACCGCGGCATACGGCTCCCACGGCCGACGCGATGA
- a CDS encoding B12-binding domain-containing radical SAM protein has product MRVLLLYANPHQVLPVSPYGLEVIRAAVADAALPVETTVCNPFLESLDPHARLLDVLDRTRPDLVAMSVRNIDNAVVACDPLPGPDGRWIDVVDYLEPIAGLTAVLRAWNPHLPVVAGGAAFTSCPVEVMDRLGLDFGLTGPAETGFTTLLRTLVHGDPRRLRRLTADALATLPGGLVRTADGTVHAGPRSRNDVLSQPSTTLPEIAPEYVLFSKARGIPTALRSHAGCPLRCSYCIDPVNMGRVDARPAAAVAAEANHYVERYGLTHFHLAAPEVNLPYERALIDVCRALADSRYSDTISWHGYFNVKPFSADLMDALTRSHCVRPSFSVDAFDDRMLRGHHKNYRLRDIEDTFGLLLRHRPPWMQVQVGVLFGQPGESAATLENAIGHIRRLADRGVSVAYSCGLRVYPHTPLARTPLPLRHLYRASGPVAAAEAAGPAGATGSADATRVIPPAELLTPLVYCEPMPPRELAAYLADRFADCPNVGFIDEGPVKEARMPSWLRPLNVATWHLANGRPAEAAGMARRVLADGDELGIRMAQRLFQEAAATPATVGTGPLVPSAAE; this is encoded by the coding sequence GTGCGTGTTCTCCTGCTGTACGCCAACCCCCACCAGGTGCTGCCCGTCAGCCCTTACGGGCTGGAGGTCATCCGCGCCGCCGTGGCGGACGCCGCGCTGCCCGTCGAGACCACCGTGTGCAACCCGTTCCTCGAATCCCTCGACCCCCACGCGCGCCTCCTGGACGTCCTGGACCGCACCAGGCCCGACCTGGTCGCGATGTCCGTGCGCAACATCGACAACGCGGTGGTCGCCTGCGACCCGTTGCCCGGTCCCGACGGGCGCTGGATCGACGTGGTGGACTACCTGGAACCCATCGCCGGTCTCACCGCCGTGCTCCGCGCCTGGAACCCCCACCTGCCGGTCGTGGCCGGTGGCGCCGCCTTCACCTCGTGCCCCGTCGAGGTGATGGACCGGCTCGGCCTGGACTTCGGCCTCACCGGCCCCGCGGAGACCGGGTTCACCACCCTGCTGCGGACACTGGTGCACGGCGACCCCCGCCGCCTGCGGCGCCTCACCGCCGACGCTCTCGCGACGCTTCCGGGCGGCCTGGTCCGTACCGCCGACGGCACCGTCCACGCCGGACCGCGGTCCCGGAACGACGTGCTGTCCCAGCCGTCGACGACACTGCCGGAGATCGCCCCGGAATACGTGCTCTTCTCCAAGGCGCGGGGCATCCCCACCGCACTGCGCTCCCACGCGGGCTGCCCGTTGCGCTGCTCGTACTGCATCGACCCCGTCAACATGGGGCGGGTGGACGCACGCCCCGCGGCGGCCGTCGCCGCCGAAGCCAACCACTACGTGGAACGGTACGGACTCACCCACTTCCACCTGGCCGCCCCGGAAGTGAACCTGCCCTACGAGCGCGCGCTGATCGACGTGTGCCGGGCGCTGGCGGACAGCCGGTACAGCGATACGATCAGCTGGCACGGCTACTTCAACGTCAAACCGTTCTCCGCCGACCTGATGGACGCCCTGACCCGGTCCCACTGCGTCCGCCCCAGCTTCTCCGTCGACGCCTTCGACGACCGGATGCTGCGCGGCCACCACAAGAACTACCGGCTGCGCGACATCGAGGACACCTTCGGACTGCTGCTGCGCCACCGGCCGCCATGGATGCAGGTACAGGTCGGCGTGCTGTTCGGGCAGCCGGGGGAGTCGGCCGCGACCCTGGAGAACGCGATCGGCCACATCCGCCGGCTGGCCGACCGGGGGGTGTCCGTGGCCTACTCCTGCGGACTCCGCGTGTACCCGCACACCCCGCTGGCCCGCACACCGCTCCCACTCCGGCACCTGTACCGGGCGTCCGGCCCGGTCGCCGCGGCTGAAGCCGCCGGACCGGCGGGCGCCACCGGATCTGCGGACGCCACACGGGTGATTCCGCCCGCCGAGCTGCTCACCCCGCTCGTGTACTGCGAACCCATGCCACCGCGCGAACTGGCCGCCTACCTCGCGGACCGCTTCGCCGACTGCCCGAACGTCGGCTTCATCGACGAGGGGCCGGTGAAGGAAGCACGCATGCCGTCGTGGCTGCGCCCGCTGAACGTGGCCACCTGGCATCTGGCCAACGGCCGCCCCGCGGAGGCGGCGGGGATGGCGCGCCGGGTGCTCGCCGACGGCGACGAGCTCGGGATCCGGATGGCGCAACGCCTGTTCCAGGAGGCCGCGGCGACACCGGCCACCGTAGGTACCGGGCCGCTCGTGCCCTCGGCGGCCGAGTGA
- a CDS encoding 2OG-Fe(II) oxygenase, producing MQLTHHTPDFAVFDDFLAPDAAASLWHRLRDQEFHFVHARRDGAWNRVYGLLDGSPLSGPGTINDPDGHFTGRFPDHANHPTGGATDCVVKQIEEAKPELLPWTGRFGENWHAFTSRPFLYPQGSGLAWHDDSGNRAASFVFYAHPEWQPSWGAELLVSPAPSDDLDPERRHAHLTERPGQYVAPLPNRLVVIRSGVPHMIKKVEPHAGDRLRASVAGFFLRRPTVTG from the coding sequence GTGCAACTGACCCACCACACACCCGACTTCGCCGTCTTCGACGATTTCCTCGCCCCCGACGCCGCGGCCTCGCTGTGGCACCGGCTGCGCGACCAGGAGTTCCACTTCGTCCACGCCCGCCGTGACGGTGCCTGGAACAGGGTGTACGGACTGCTGGACGGCAGCCCGCTCAGCGGCCCGGGCACCATCAACGACCCGGACGGGCACTTCACCGGACGCTTCCCCGACCACGCGAACCACCCGACGGGGGGCGCGACCGACTGCGTGGTGAAGCAGATCGAGGAGGCGAAGCCGGAACTCCTGCCCTGGACGGGCCGTTTCGGCGAAAACTGGCACGCTTTCACCAGCCGGCCCTTCCTCTACCCCCAGGGCAGCGGACTGGCCTGGCACGACGACTCCGGGAACCGGGCCGCGTCGTTCGTCTTCTACGCGCACCCCGAGTGGCAGCCCTCCTGGGGAGCGGAACTCCTGGTCAGCCCCGCCCCGTCCGACGACCTGGATCCCGAGCGACGCCACGCCCACCTGACCGAACGCCCCGGCCAGTACGTCGCCCCGCTGCCCAACCGCCTGGTGGTCATCCGGTCCGGCGTCCCCCACATGATCAAGAAGGTCGAGCCCCACGCGGGAGACCGGCTGCGGGCCTCGGTCGCGGGCTTCTTCCTCCGCCGACCGACGGTGACCGGCTGA
- the abc-f gene encoding ribosomal protection-like ABC-F family protein — protein MLMRTPSPSPSLAHAQLALDEVTRRYGEHVVLDRVSFTVKPGEKAGVIGDNGSGKSTLLRLIAGLEEPDNGELTVAAPGGTGYLAQRLDLPAGHTVRDVLDQAFAGLRALETRLHAAGDALGDASGNADKGQLAAYGDLLAEFEARGGYEADSRVDAALHGLGLPGLDRDRLVSTLSGGERSRLVLAATLAAAPELLLLDEPTNDLDDEALDWLEKRLRDHRGTVVVITHDRAFLEAVTSTILEVDPDRRTVKRYGDGYGGFLDAKAAARARWEREYEDYLAEVARQERLSENAGRMLASISRRGPWAFSGNGHHRARSSSTATSHKVRNANERLRRLRAEPVPAPPEPLRFSAGITTVQGEAGPACGPLTELSGVVVGNRLRVDGLRIAPGERVLVTGPNGAGKSTLLQVLAGELETDRGTVLRASRIGYLRQDETPGHPRRSVLAEFAAGRPGHPDEHAEQLLSLGLFRESELSTPVGSLSVGQRRRIDLARLVTRPTDLLLLDEPSNHLSPLLVEELEQALRDYPGALVMVTHDRRLRRAFRGTHIEVRDGVPSVL, from the coding sequence ATGCTCATGCGTACCCCATCACCCTCGCCTTCCCTCGCCCATGCACAGCTCGCGCTGGACGAGGTCACCAGGCGCTACGGCGAGCACGTCGTCCTGGACCGCGTGTCCTTCACCGTCAAGCCCGGTGAGAAGGCCGGTGTCATCGGCGACAACGGCTCGGGAAAGTCCACCCTGTTACGGCTCATCGCGGGGCTGGAGGAACCCGACAACGGTGAGTTGACCGTTGCCGCGCCCGGCGGCACCGGCTATCTGGCGCAGCGGCTGGATCTGCCCGCCGGGCACACCGTGCGCGACGTCCTTGATCAGGCATTCGCCGGCCTGCGCGCGCTCGAAACGCGGCTGCACGCCGCCGGCGACGCGCTCGGTGACGCGTCCGGGAACGCCGACAAGGGGCAACTGGCCGCTTACGGCGATCTCCTGGCCGAGTTCGAGGCGCGAGGCGGCTATGAGGCCGACTCACGGGTGGACGCCGCGCTGCACGGCCTCGGCCTGCCCGGGCTCGACCGGGACCGGCTGGTCAGTACGCTGTCCGGCGGCGAACGGTCCCGGCTGGTGCTGGCCGCGACCCTGGCCGCCGCACCGGAGCTGCTTCTGCTGGACGAGCCGACCAACGACCTCGACGACGAGGCCCTGGACTGGCTGGAGAAGCGGCTGCGCGACCACCGCGGAACCGTCGTCGTGATCACTCACGACCGGGCGTTCCTGGAGGCGGTGACCTCGACGATTCTGGAGGTGGACCCCGACCGGCGGACCGTGAAGCGCTACGGCGACGGCTACGGGGGCTTCCTCGACGCCAAGGCCGCCGCCCGGGCGCGCTGGGAGCGCGAGTACGAGGACTACCTGGCCGAAGTCGCCCGGCAGGAGCGCCTGTCGGAGAACGCCGGCAGGATGCTGGCGTCCATCTCCCGCAGGGGACCGTGGGCGTTCAGCGGCAACGGCCACCACCGGGCCCGCTCCTCGTCCACGGCGACGTCCCACAAGGTCCGCAACGCCAACGAGCGCCTGCGCAGGCTGCGTGCCGAGCCGGTGCCCGCACCGCCCGAGCCGCTGCGGTTCTCCGCCGGCATCACCACCGTGCAGGGGGAGGCGGGGCCGGCCTGCGGGCCGCTGACCGAGCTGTCCGGGGTCGTCGTCGGGAACCGGCTGCGGGTGGACGGCCTGCGGATTGCCCCCGGTGAGCGAGTGCTGGTCACGGGGCCCAACGGCGCGGGGAAGAGCACGCTGCTGCAGGTGCTGGCCGGTGAGCTCGAAACCGACCGCGGCACGGTGCTGCGGGCGAGCCGTATCGGCTACCTGAGACAGGACGAGACGCCGGGACACCCGCGCCGCTCGGTCCTCGCGGAGTTCGCGGCCGGGCGGCCGGGGCATCCGGACGAGCACGCCGAACAGCTGCTCTCGCTGGGGTTGTTCAGGGAATCCGAACTGAGCACGCCGGTCGGCTCCCTGTCGGTGGGGCAGCGCCGGCGCATCGACCTGGCGCGGTTGGTGACCCGTCCCACGGACCTGCTGCTCCTCGACGAGCCGAGCAACCATCTGTCCCCGCTGCTGGTCGAGGAGCTGGAGCAGGCGCTGAGGGATTACCCGGGTGCGCTGGTCATGGTGACCCACGACCGTCGCCTGCGGCGGGCGTTCCGGGGCACGCATATCGAGGTCCGGGACGGAGTGCCGTCCGTACTGTGA
- a CDS encoding cell division protein SepF translates to MSRYGRHDRYDVTDEQWEGLAEVVPLRGRDEWPSRIDHRALPPEREAVQQRRMVVLRVQVFADAREVAEYLMARIPVLLDLTGAETEVAKRILDFSSGVVFGLGSGMHRVDRNVFLLAPVGTEVEGAAPEAVTQS, encoded by the coding sequence TTGAGCAGGTACGGCCGGCACGACCGGTACGACGTCACCGATGAGCAATGGGAGGGCCTGGCCGAGGTCGTACCGCTGCGGGGCCGGGACGAGTGGCCCTCGCGGATCGACCACCGCGCACTGCCGCCGGAACGCGAGGCCGTGCAGCAGCGCCGCATGGTGGTGCTCCGGGTGCAGGTCTTCGCGGACGCCCGTGAGGTCGCGGAGTACCTCATGGCGCGGATTCCGGTACTGCTCGACCTGACCGGCGCGGAAACCGAAGTGGCCAAGCGGATCCTGGACTTCAGTAGCGGCGTCGTCTTCGGGCTCGGCAGCGGAATGCACAGGGTGGACCGGAATGTGTTCCTGCTGGCACCGGTCGGTACGGAGGTCGAAGGGGCCGCGCCCGAGGCCGTAACCCAATCGTAG
- a CDS encoding nucleotide pyrophosphohydrolase has product MRSLQRRLAEFAAARRWQPYHTPKNLAVALSVEASELVEIFQWLTPEESSRVMDDPERAHRVADEVADVLAYLLQFCEVLGVDALAALSAKIDRNELRFPVPGAEEDGECHSPE; this is encoded by the coding sequence ATGCGTTCCCTGCAGCGCAGGCTGGCCGAGTTCGCGGCGGCCCGGCGGTGGCAGCCGTACCACACACCGAAGAACTTGGCGGTGGCGCTGAGCGTGGAGGCGTCCGAACTGGTCGAGATCTTCCAGTGGCTGACACCGGAGGAGTCGTCGCGGGTCATGGACGACCCGGAGCGCGCGCACCGGGTGGCCGACGAGGTCGCGGACGTCCTGGCGTATCTGCTGCAGTTCTGCGAGGTGCTCGGGGTCGACGCGCTGGCCGCACTGTCGGCGAAGATCGACCGCAACGAGCTGAGATTCCCGGTGCCGGGGGCCGAGGAGGACGGTGAATGTCACTCTCCGGAGTGA